One window from the genome of Motilibacter peucedani encodes:
- a CDS encoding SDR family oxidoreductase, giving the protein MAAQQTRPRVVVVTGGTAGVGRATARAFADRGDSVAVLARGEDGLRATEADLRERGVPALAVRCDVADAAQVEAAARRVEAELGPIDVWVNNAMTTVFGTFESMSDEEFRRVTEVNYLGYAYGTRAALTRMKPRGTGRIIQVGSSLAYRGIPLQSAYCGSKHAIQGLCDSLRAELLHDGTDVTVSMVQLPAMNTPQFRITKSYMPRKAQPVPPIYQPEVAAQAIVRAAEAGRREYWVAPITALTILGNRVAPGLLDHYLGRTGFDAQQVDEPEDRPRPDNLHAPVPGDHGAHGAFDDQAKPRTLEFLPPVFPRAVVGIGTRLVGLGASALSLTSRKAAS; this is encoded by the coding sequence ATGGCAGCACAGCAGACACGTCCGCGCGTGGTGGTGGTCACCGGTGGCACAGCCGGCGTCGGCCGCGCCACCGCGCGCGCCTTCGCCGACCGGGGCGACTCCGTCGCCGTGCTGGCGCGCGGGGAGGACGGCCTGCGGGCCACCGAGGCCGACCTGCGCGAGCGCGGGGTCCCCGCGCTCGCGGTGCGCTGCGACGTCGCCGACGCGGCGCAGGTCGAGGCGGCGGCCCGCCGGGTCGAGGCCGAGCTCGGACCGATCGACGTCTGGGTCAACAACGCGATGACCACGGTGTTCGGCACCTTCGAGTCGATGAGCGACGAGGAGTTCCGCCGGGTCACCGAGGTCAACTACCTCGGCTACGCCTACGGCACGAGGGCGGCGCTCACGCGGATGAAGCCGCGCGGCACCGGCCGGATCATCCAGGTCGGGTCCTCGCTCGCCTACCGCGGCATCCCGCTCCAGTCGGCCTACTGCGGCTCGAAGCACGCCATCCAGGGGCTGTGCGACTCGCTGCGCGCGGAGCTGCTCCACGACGGCACCGACGTGACAGTGAGCATGGTGCAGCTGCCGGCGATGAACACGCCGCAGTTCCGGATCACCAAGTCCTACATGCCGCGCAAGGCCCAGCCCGTGCCGCCGATCTACCAGCCGGAGGTCGCCGCACAGGCGATCGTGCGCGCCGCCGAGGCGGGGCGCCGCGAGTACTGGGTCGCTCCGATCACCGCTCTGACGATCCTCGGCAACCGCGTGGCGCCGGGGCTGCTCGACCACTACCTCGGCCGAACCGGCTTCGACGCCCAGCAGGTCGACGAGCCCGAGGACCGGCCGCGGCCCGACAACCTGCACGCGCCTGTGCCTGGCGACCACGGTGCCCATGGCGCCTTCGACGACCAGGCCAAGCCGCGCACGCTCGAGTTCCTCCCGCCCGTGTTCCCGCGCGCCGTCGTGGGCATCGGCACCCGGCTGGTCGGCCTCGGCGCCAGCGCCCTCTCCCTCACCTCCCGGAAGGCTGCCTCGTGA
- a CDS encoding DUF1360 domain-containing protein, with the protein MTEHGPAARLVEAVSEHHHEYAGEEDRPLGTYSALLAAYAVVGLGTLTAVATRKKQARIAPGDIALVAAATFKASRVLTKSTVTSPLRAPFTRFAGVSGPSELREEIRVDGPRRALGELLTCPFCLSQWIATTFTAGMLVAPRQARAVASVFAAVGISDFLQLAYAGAEQAVEG; encoded by the coding sequence GTGACAGAGCACGGACCCGCTGCGCGCCTCGTCGAGGCCGTCAGCGAGCACCACCACGAATACGCCGGCGAGGAGGACCGCCCGCTCGGCACCTACTCAGCGCTGCTCGCCGCCTACGCCGTCGTCGGCCTCGGCACGCTGACCGCGGTGGCGACGCGCAAGAAGCAGGCGCGCATCGCGCCGGGCGACATCGCGCTGGTCGCTGCCGCGACGTTCAAGGCGTCGCGGGTCCTGACGAAGTCGACCGTCACCTCGCCGCTGCGGGCGCCGTTCACCCGCTTCGCCGGGGTGTCGGGGCCGAGCGAGCTGCGCGAGGAGATCCGGGTCGACGGGCCGCGGCGGGCGCTCGGCGAGCTGCTCACCTGCCCGTTCTGCCTGAGCCAGTGGATCGCCACGACCTTCACCGCCGGCATGCTCGTCGCGCCGCGGCAGGCCCGCGCGGTGGCCTCGGTCTTCGCTGCGGTCGGCATCTCCGATTTCCTGCAGCTCGCCTACGCCGGCGCGGAGCAGGCGGTGGAGGGGTGA
- a CDS encoding DUF1360 domain-containing protein produces MNLHELHHKALAEKEAYAGDEERPLGAFVGLLGLYGTAVGISTLGVMRSDRRLPDRFAFADIALISVATHRLSRLITKDPVTSPLRAPFTRFKGTSAEAELEEEVRGTGARKALGELLTCPFCVGQWVATGFTFSMVVAPKQTRLAATIFTAVSAADVLQYAYAKVQQA; encoded by the coding sequence GTGAACCTCCACGAGCTGCACCACAAGGCCCTCGCCGAGAAGGAGGCCTACGCCGGTGACGAGGAGCGCCCGCTGGGCGCCTTCGTCGGCCTGCTCGGCCTCTACGGCACCGCCGTCGGCATCAGCACGCTCGGCGTCATGCGCTCGGACCGCCGGCTCCCCGACCGCTTCGCCTTCGCCGACATCGCGCTCATCTCCGTGGCGACGCACCGGCTCTCGAGGCTGATCACCAAGGACCCCGTCACGAGCCCGCTGCGCGCGCCGTTCACGCGCTTCAAGGGGACCAGCGCCGAGGCCGAGCTCGAGGAGGAGGTCCGCGGCACGGGCGCCCGCAAGGCGCTCGGCGAGCTGCTGACCTGCCCGTTCTGCGTGGGCCAGTGGGTGGCCACGGGCTTCACCTTCAGCATGGTCGTCGCTCCCAAGCAGACCCGTCTGGCGGCCACGATCTTCACCGCGGTCTCGGCGGCCGACGTGCTGCAGTACGCCTACGCCAAGGTCCAGCAGGCCTAG
- a CDS encoding serine/threonine-protein kinase: MSGGTGAVAVHWEVRGGAGGVRARGDDLLALARTCAAVADVLADAARDLAAAALDPELAAGAVLSPGTAVAAEDALLRAARLLLGAAWSAGELAARLRLALQTYRGADAVLHGLVQAAATATGAVVGAAAPLVVLPLATAVVVDAAVHGRPVAAGGLASRAADEVLGHPRAVEALAAGAAGVLDGVALWFPPALLLAAPGSYGGDAAAVSALLPERTVVVRRVGGSAPRPAATSPAELLRDLAGDPALHPGGGATLTVTRLVGPDGQERWVVGLPGTVSWSPRAGAEPRDLTSDVRLVARRDNAYADGVVLALRRAGVPPGAQLLLVGHSEGGLVATALAADPRMRRYDVEAVLVAGAPAARMPASGAAVLALEGTADPVPALDGLRNPDRPRLTTARFSGRGGASPHGLDTYAAAAAQLPVGDPSVAGWLAVAGPWLAPGSSAETSRWSVRRVGPRAAP; this comes from the coding sequence GTGAGCGGGGGAACCGGCGCAGTCGCCGTGCACTGGGAGGTACGCGGTGGTGCCGGCGGCGTGCGCGCCCGCGGCGACGACCTGCTGGCCCTCGCCCGCACGTGCGCTGCCGTCGCCGACGTCCTGGCCGACGCGGCGCGCGACCTCGCTGCCGCCGCGCTCGACCCGGAGCTCGCCGCCGGGGCGGTGCTGAGCCCCGGCACGGCGGTGGCGGCCGAGGACGCCCTGCTGCGCGCGGCCCGGCTGCTGCTGGGCGCGGCGTGGTCGGCGGGCGAGCTGGCGGCACGGCTCCGGCTCGCGCTGCAGACCTACCGCGGGGCCGACGCCGTGCTGCACGGGCTGGTGCAGGCCGCTGCGACCGCCACCGGAGCGGTCGTGGGGGCTGCGGCTCCCCTGGTCGTCCTGCCGCTGGCCACGGCCGTCGTCGTCGACGCGGCGGTGCACGGCCGGCCGGTCGCTGCGGGCGGGCTCGCCTCGCGAGCGGCGGACGAGGTGCTCGGGCACCCGCGAGCCGTCGAGGCGCTGGCCGCGGGAGCCGCCGGCGTGCTGGACGGCGTGGCGCTGTGGTTCCCACCGGCGCTGCTGCTGGCTGCGCCGGGCAGCTACGGCGGCGACGCCGCCGCGGTCTCGGCCCTGCTGCCGGAGCGGACGGTCGTCGTCCGACGGGTCGGCGGCAGCGCGCCGCGGCCGGCGGCGACCTCGCCGGCCGAGCTGCTGCGCGACCTGGCCGGCGACCCGGCGCTGCACCCCGGCGGCGGCGCGACGCTGACGGTGACCCGGCTGGTCGGGCCCGACGGGCAGGAGCGCTGGGTGGTCGGCCTGCCGGGCACCGTGTCGTGGTCGCCGCGCGCGGGGGCGGAGCCGCGCGACCTGACCTCCGACGTGCGGCTCGTGGCCCGGCGCGACAACGCCTACGCCGACGGGGTGGTGCTCGCGCTCCGGCGGGCCGGCGTGCCGCCGGGGGCGCAGCTGCTCCTGGTGGGCCACAGCGAGGGCGGCCTGGTCGCCACCGCACTGGCGGCCGACCCGCGGATGCGCCGCTACGACGTCGAGGCGGTGCTCGTCGCCGGAGCCCCCGCAGCGCGCATGCCCGCGTCAGGCGCCGCGGTGCTGGCGCTCGAGGGCACTGCCGACCCGGTGCCGGCGCTCGACGGGCTGCGCAACCCCGACCGCCCGCGGCTGACGACCGCGCGCTTCTCGGGCCGTGGCGGTGCGAGCCCGCACGGGCTCGACACCTACGCTGCCGCGGCAGCCCAGCTGCC